The Erythrolamprus reginae isolate rEryReg1 chromosome 5, rEryReg1.hap1, whole genome shotgun sequence genome window below encodes:
- the LOC139168242 gene encoding cytochrome P450 2J5-like, which yields MMGTGIFLSVLLLALLTLFFLKQLWSRRHLPPGPLALPFIGTILANGFWLSEDYFLKPAKQYGNIYTMWMGPHLLVVLSGFKAVKETMSSFPEEFSGRIVGTFTLAAVKQRGIVFSNGHTWKQQRHIGVTSLRKLGLGKKSIEHQIEDAVQTLVEVFRQTKGEPFDPSLPVINAVSNIICALSFGHQFAFEDENFRKLIQALESIVKFTGSFFHLAFVAFPQLMSYLPGPHKEALGSLEVIASFAKEEIEKHKESSALHEPQDFIDHYLLQMEKSNNDPDSTYNEENLAQCIVDFFGAGTETTFTTIMWALLLLTNHPDIQEKVQKEIKDVFDISQSIFYQDRKKLPYTNAVIHEMQRLKYVLLAGLPRQSTKDVKMKDYHIPKGTIIFPDLRSVLLDPEQWETPEEFNPNHFLDKDGKFIEREEFLPFGIGQRVCVGEQLARIEIFTFLTNLLKAFSFQLPQGVKELNETPIIKVTVHPQPYKLCAIPTKT from the exons ATGATGGGGACAGGGATATTTTTGTCTGTTTTGCTGCTTGCTCTGTTGACTCTCTTCTTCCTGAAACAACTCTGGTCCCGAAGACATTTGCCTCCTGGTCCTTTGGCTCTACCTTTCATTGGGACCATCTTGGCAAATGGGTTTTGGTTAAGCGAAGATTACTTCCTTAAG CCTGCAAAACAATATGGAAATATATACACCATGTGGATGGGACCTCACCTTCTAGTCGTGCTATCTGGATTCAAAGCTGTGAAAGAAACTATGAGCAGCTTCCCAGAAGAATTCTCTGGTCGAATAGTTGGTACCTTCACACTTGCTGCAGTGAAACAAAGGG GAATCGTTTTCTCCAATGGCCACACCTGGAAACAGCAGCGACACATTGGCGTCACTTCTCTGCGGAAGCTGGGCCTGGGGAAGAAAAGCATTGAGCATCAAATAGAAGACGCAGTTCAGACTCTGGTGGAGGTCTTTAGACAAACAAAAG gagagCCTTTTGACCCATCACTTCCAGTAATAAATGCAGTTTCTAACATCATATGTGCTTTGAGTTTTGGACATCAGTTTGCTTTTGAAGATGAAAACTTCAGGAAGTTAATTCAAGCCCTTGAAAGTATTGTGAAATTCACTGGTAGCTTTTTTCATTTG GCATTTGTTGCGTTTCCACAATTAATGAGCTACCTCCCAGGCCCTCACAAGGAGGCCTTGGGTTCTTTAGAGGTGATCGCTTCCTTTGCAAAGGAGGAAATAGAGAAACACAAGGAATCCAGCGCTTTGCACGAGCCACAAGATTTCATTGATCACTATCTTCTTCAGATGGAGAAG AGCAACAATGACCCTGACTCTACCTACAATGAAGAGAACTTGGCTCAGTGTATTGTTGATTTTTTTGGTGCTGGAACAGAGACAACCTTCACTACTATAATGTGGGCTCTGCTCCTCTTGACCAACCATCCTGACATCCAAG agAAAGTCCAGAAGGAGATTAAAGATGTGTTTGATATCTCTCAGTCAATTTTCTATCAGGATCGGAAGAAGCTGCCCTACACCAATGCTGTGATTCATGAAATGCAACGTTTAAAATATGTATTGTTAGCTGGGCTTCCCAGACAATCTACAAAAGATGTGAAGATGAAGGATTACCACATTCCAAAG GGGACCATTATTTTTCCAGATTTGCGTTCTGTTCTCCTTGATCCTGAACAATGGGAGACACCCGAAGAATTCAACCCAAATCACTTTTTAGATAAAGATGGGAAGTTCATTGAACGAGAAGAGTTTCTGCCCTTTGGAATAG GTCAGCGTGTATGTGTAGGAGAGCAACTGGCAAGAATTGAGATCTTCACCTTTCTGACCAACCTGTTGAAGGCCTTCAGCTTTCAGTTGCCTCAAGGAGTGAAAGAACTCAACGAAACACCTATTATAAAGGTGACAGTGCATCCACAGCCTTATAAACTATGTGCCATTCCCACAAAGACTTAA